One stretch of Gavia stellata isolate bGavSte3 chromosome 25, bGavSte3.hap2, whole genome shotgun sequence DNA includes these proteins:
- the CCDC92B gene encoding coiled-coil domain-containing 92B has product MTPSGRPAGLRRSPQAWTVNLVAMETVSLEHQIQSVQRHIAFLKKEQMELLHDLHLEILRLQKHCSELTHDLEIKELETRQQDVLDRELEEKCRAMEAQLQEKEKDNLELRKELRHKETLVAALRSSLRNKERRFLEELKRRSHRVTILDTELQKQTEAAAYLSLQLHATAQRLPGPRAGGRPPPEQPSAGPPAEGRPRRRGHRAHPRRPPGDGTHPRDPVQEEHDAMPDPALFLYTARPHAPQRPPPEPHAQARGTASAAAAPRVQRPPRQPTQEPVARARLAKGEPGKRQGSSPRGAPRAQE; this is encoded by the exons atGACGCCCAGCGGGCGCCCCGCGGGGCTCCGCCGCTCCCCCCAG GCCTGGACCGTGAATTTGGTTGCAATGGAGACCGTGTCCCTGGAGCACCAGATCCAGAGCGTGCAGCGGCACATCGCTTTTCTGAAGAAGGAGCAGATGGAGCTGCTCCATGACCTGCACCTGGAGATACTCCGCTTGCAGAAGCACTGCTCAG AGCTCACCCATGACCTGGAAATAAAAGAGCTGGAAACCCGCCAGCAAG ACGTCCTGGAccgggagctggaggagaagtGCCGGGCGATGGaggcccagctgcaggagaaggagaaggacaaCCTGGAGCTGCGCAAGGAGCTGCGGCACAAGGAGACGCTGGTGGCCGCGCTGCGGTCCAGCCTCCGCAACAAGGAGCGCCGGTTCCTGGAAGAGCTGAAGCGGCGGAGCCACCGCGTCACCATCCTCGACACCGAGCTGCAGAAGCAGACGGAGGCGGCCGCCtacctctccctgcagctgcacgCCACCGCACAGCGGCTGCCGGGcccccgggcgggcgggcggccgccccCCGAGCAGCCCTCCGCTGGCCCCCCGGCCGAGGGCAGGCCCCGGCGTCGCGGCCACAGGGCGCACCCCCGGCGCCCGCCCGGGGACGGCacccaccccagggaccccgTGCAGGAGGAGCACGACGCCATGCCCGACCCAGCCCTCTTCCTCTACACGGCGCGGCCGCACGCCCCGCAGCGCCCACCGCCAGAGCCCCACGCCCAGGCCCGCGGCACGGCCAGCGCTGCTGCGGCCCCCCGGGTGCAGAGGCCCCCCCGGCAGCCCACACAGGAGCCGGTGGCCAGGGCCAGGTTGGCCAAGGGTGAGCCTGGCAAGAGGCAGGGGTCCAGTCCCCGCGGTGCCCCCCGGGCGCAGGAGTAG